Proteins encoded within one genomic window of Acidithiobacillus sp. AMEEHan:
- a CDS encoding response regulator, translating into MTDKAQIAGTPSILVRGIGLDSRKEAVFRMAFRMNRRANYSFLEADDRQVPDAAIADLDSPDGLAEAKKFRQEHPEIPLLATTVVPNNFPQFVTLAKPIRMETLFPALEQLLRPSPTTRELPPREPPEPVEQARSSTAAASPAKIPTSVQQPPVREKPSFDPNQINYFDPEQGLLALVQRAIRDQIPVGIVDRRNGRLLWQILPEQERVDASVSMEEAQAIFREGEENLILRDGASFTDNKSVHSMTLTEYLWQIHAIAADGRLSRKIPLNRPVKLRRWPNLTRLYPLPEALRLAAFLARSPASPALTIRMLQVHSQALFNFLAAADALQLLEYSSAAGMASEPAISSDTLAEAQRPSPAKRGLLGRLLAKIAGL; encoded by the coding sequence ATGACTGACAAGGCACAGATTGCGGGAACCCCTTCGATTCTCGTTCGCGGGATTGGCCTCGATAGCCGAAAAGAGGCCGTATTTCGTATGGCCTTTCGCATGAACCGTAGGGCGAATTATAGTTTTCTCGAAGCGGATGATCGGCAGGTGCCGGATGCGGCGATTGCCGATCTGGATTCTCCCGACGGGCTCGCCGAAGCCAAGAAATTTCGTCAGGAACACCCCGAGATTCCCCTACTTGCCACGACTGTAGTCCCCAACAATTTTCCCCAGTTCGTGACGCTGGCCAAACCGATCCGCATGGAAACCCTGTTCCCCGCGTTGGAGCAGTTGCTGCGTCCATCACCAACGACCCGAGAATTGCCTCCGCGGGAGCCCCCGGAACCAGTAGAGCAGGCCCGAAGTTCTACAGCAGCGGCGAGTCCAGCCAAAATCCCCACGAGCGTGCAGCAGCCGCCGGTAAGGGAGAAACCCAGTTTTGACCCGAATCAAATCAATTACTTCGATCCGGAGCAGGGCCTTCTCGCGCTGGTTCAGCGGGCCATCCGCGATCAAATTCCCGTAGGAATCGTCGATCGACGTAATGGAAGATTGCTCTGGCAGATCCTTCCAGAGCAGGAAAGGGTTGACGCCAGTGTCAGCATGGAAGAGGCACAAGCAATCTTTCGAGAAGGAGAAGAAAACCTCATTCTCCGAGATGGCGCCTCTTTCACCGACAACAAATCCGTTCATTCGATGACGCTTACGGAATATCTTTGGCAGATTCACGCAATCGCTGCGGATGGTCGCCTGAGCCGGAAAATTCCATTGAATCGCCCAGTAAAACTGCGCCGGTGGCCCAACCTTACGCGTTTATACCCACTACCCGAGGCGCTGCGTTTGGCGGCTTTTCTCGCCCGTTCACCGGCATCTCCGGCATTGACCATTCGGATGTTGCAGGTACATTCCCAGGCCCTCTTCAATTTTCTCGCGGCCGCTGATGCCCTGCAATTATTGGAATATAGTTCCGCCGCAGGCATGGCGTCAGAGCCGGCGATCTCCTCCGACACCCTGGCGGAAGCGCAACGGCCGAGTCCTGCGAAGCGCGGTCTTCTTGGCCGTCTGTTAGCGAAGATTGCAGGGCTATAG
- a CDS encoding roadblock/LC7 domain-containing protein encodes MREEMLKSILSDLNGSSADIEASAVISTDGLTIASLLAGNMDEDRVGAMAAAMLSLGDRTAAELARGELEQVMIKGDSGYVLLIHAGHDAVLTVIARKEAKLGLIFLDAKRAAQGIAELL; translated from the coding sequence ATGCGTGAAGAAATGCTTAAATCCATCCTCAGTGACCTCAACGGCTCTTCCGCCGACATCGAGGCATCTGCAGTCATATCCACCGATGGGTTGACCATCGCCTCCCTGCTCGCCGGCAACATGGACGAGGATCGCGTCGGTGCCATGGCTGCCGCCATGCTGTCCCTGGGCGACCGCACGGCGGCGGAGCTGGCCCGCGGAGAGCTGGAACAGGTGATGATCAAGGGAGATTCCGGATACGTCCTCCTCATCCATGCCGGACACGATGCCGTTCTCACCGTAATTGCCAGAAAGGAAGCAAAACTTGGCTTGATTTTTCTGGATGCGAAACGCGCCGCCCAAGGCATTGCGGAACTTCTGTGA
- the lipA gene encoding lipoyl synthase → MASAERGEEKVRRNPVPIPVVAEPSRRQPKPDWLRVRSPLNPRVDELKTILRRANLHTVCEEASCPNLGECFGGGTATFMILGDLCTRRCPFCDVAHGRPQAPDPEEPAHLAQTVAQMGLKFVVVTSVDRDDLRDGGAGHFAAVIAALRQQCPELQIEILVPDFRGRLDKALDALAEYPPDVLNHNLETVPRIYAQARPGADYAHSLELLRRYGERHADVPTKSGLMLGLGEEIGEIIEVMRDLRAVGCSLLTLGQYLAPSRHHYPVQRYVAPDEFAQLEQIGREMGFRHVAAGPLVRSSYHAEHSFREWSDPL, encoded by the coding sequence ATGGCAAGCGCCGAACGGGGAGAGGAAAAGGTCCGCCGCAACCCCGTGCCCATTCCCGTCGTTGCCGAACCGTCTCGGCGCCAGCCAAAGCCCGACTGGCTGCGGGTGCGTTCGCCCTTGAATCCACGTGTGGATGAATTGAAGACGATTCTGCGACGGGCAAACCTGCACACGGTCTGCGAAGAGGCTTCCTGTCCCAATCTGGGAGAGTGCTTTGGTGGCGGAACGGCTACCTTCATGATCCTCGGCGATCTATGTACTCGGCGCTGTCCCTTCTGTGACGTTGCCCATGGCCGACCACAGGCTCCTGATCCCGAGGAACCTGCGCACTTGGCGCAGACCGTTGCGCAGATGGGGTTAAAATTCGTTGTGGTGACCTCCGTTGACCGCGACGACCTGCGGGATGGCGGCGCCGGGCATTTTGCCGCGGTCATCGCCGCATTGCGTCAGCAATGTCCGGAGCTGCAGATCGAAATTCTGGTTCCAGACTTTCGCGGACGTCTGGATAAGGCCCTCGATGCGCTGGCCGAATATCCCCCCGATGTCCTCAACCATAATCTGGAAACTGTACCCAGGATCTATGCCCAGGCGCGTCCAGGCGCAGACTACGCGCATTCTTTGGAGCTCCTGCGCCGCTATGGAGAGCGCCATGCCGATGTCCCAACCAAGTCAGGCCTCATGCTGGGCCTGGGGGAAGAAATCGGGGAGATCATCGAAGTGATGCGCGATCTGCGCGCTGTCGGCTGTTCGTTGCTCACCCTCGGACAGTATCTGGCGCCCTCGCGCCATCATTACCCTGTGCAGCGCTACGTGGCGCCCGATGAGTTTGCGCAGTTGGAGCAAATCGGACGAGAAATGGGATTTCGTCACGTGGCAGCCGGCCCCTTGGTACGCTCTTCCTACCATGCCGAGCATAGTTTCCGTGAGTGGTCTGACCCACTGTAG
- a CDS encoding L,D-transpeptidase family protein produces MLQITLRRIFLAGYVALAPLAAQATVFPLPQHGNMVGNLQAVTSHRDDTLLDIGRFYDIGYNQEVGANPGVNPWLPGQASKVVIPNEYVLPAGPWRGIVVNIPARRIYFFPEGRGVVFTYPVGVFLPGWKESLTTTSIIQKFKMPAWYVPKNIHAWFEKKFHMDIPWYWPPGAENPMGELAMETGLSGIFIHGTYHPWGIGMRSSQGCFQMYPENVAQLFPMVPVGTPVRIIDEPNMVGERNGQIYLQCYKPLHAYHKDGPTDLQRAVVAIKQFMAANHLHEEIDWARVRRMVAEHNTVALPIGKGTPTYATLVQALPAKPYAYAPYGPAANGAAVPPPLPLASQANKDQINVKVYLPGQKSS; encoded by the coding sequence ATGCTGCAAATCACACTACGAAGAATTTTTCTTGCCGGCTATGTCGCGCTGGCGCCGCTCGCCGCCCAGGCTACGGTGTTCCCCTTACCGCAGCACGGTAACATGGTTGGGAACCTGCAAGCCGTTACCAGCCATCGCGATGACACCTTGCTCGATATCGGTCGCTTCTATGATATCGGTTATAACCAGGAGGTTGGCGCCAATCCTGGAGTGAATCCCTGGCTGCCGGGTCAGGCGAGCAAGGTCGTCATTCCCAACGAGTACGTGCTACCCGCCGGGCCTTGGCGAGGAATTGTCGTCAACATCCCTGCCCGGCGCATCTATTTCTTCCCGGAGGGTCGGGGAGTGGTATTTACCTATCCGGTCGGGGTGTTCTTGCCCGGCTGGAAGGAGAGTCTGACCACTACCAGCATCATTCAGAAGTTCAAGATGCCGGCATGGTACGTGCCCAAAAACATCCACGCCTGGTTTGAGAAGAAGTTTCACATGGACATTCCCTGGTATTGGCCGCCGGGTGCGGAAAATCCCATGGGGGAGCTGGCCATGGAGACGGGACTCTCTGGAATCTTCATTCATGGCACCTACCACCCTTGGGGCATCGGGATGCGATCCAGCCAGGGTTGCTTCCAGATGTACCCGGAGAATGTCGCGCAGCTCTTCCCCATGGTGCCAGTGGGAACGCCGGTGCGCATCATCGACGAGCCGAACATGGTGGGCGAACGCAACGGACAGATCTACCTGCAGTGCTACAAGCCGTTGCATGCGTATCACAAGGATGGACCAACGGATCTGCAACGCGCGGTGGTCGCCATCAAGCAGTTTATGGCGGCCAATCATTTGCACGAAGAGATCGACTGGGCGCGGGTACGGCGTATGGTTGCCGAGCACAATACCGTTGCCCTGCCAATCGGTAAGGGCACGCCCACCTATGCCACCCTAGTCCAGGCGTTGCCCGCCAAGCCTTATGCGTATGCGCCGTATGGACCCGCTGCCAACGGTGCTGCCGTTCCTCCCCCACTTCCGCTGGCGAGCCAGGCCAATAAGGATCAGATCAACGTCAAGGTCTATTTGCCGGGGCAGAAGTCCAGTTAA
- a CDS encoding DUF493 domain-containing protein yields METLGERPDDFPHIHHVKAIGQHDDLLGAVRAAVAVHVPDISEQAFSVRASGGGKYTAVTCSVTVHDAEHLQAIYAAVQGIEGVMLCL; encoded by the coding sequence ATGGAAACGCTAGGCGAAAGGCCAGACGATTTTCCCCATATCCACCATGTGAAGGCTATTGGTCAGCACGACGATCTGCTCGGCGCGGTGCGGGCAGCCGTCGCCGTGCATGTGCCGGATATATCAGAGCAAGCATTCAGCGTGCGCGCTAGTGGTGGTGGTAAATATACCGCCGTCACCTGCTCAGTGACGGTGCATGATGCCGAGCACCTGCAGGCCATCTACGCCGCAGTGCAAGGGATCGAGGGGGTGATGCTGTGCCTGTAG
- a CDS encoding ATP/GTP-binding protein — MREDNKIVFTGPVGAGKTSAISAISDVPIISTDAKASDMTINRKGHTTVAMDYGILHLGDKSKVHLYGTPGQERFDFMWDILTTGGLGLILMLDNTRPNPQKDMHFFLHAFKDYIAEVPVVLGISKTDVNPRPDTADYAKMLAEVTQDLQMLNPVPPIFEVDGRSKEDVKNLVMALLFSIDPGLGMVP, encoded by the coding sequence ATGAGAGAGGACAATAAAATCGTTTTCACCGGCCCGGTTGGCGCAGGCAAAACTTCGGCGATATCTGCTATCTCTGATGTGCCCATCATCTCTACTGACGCGAAAGCGTCAGACATGACCATAAATCGTAAAGGCCACACCACGGTGGCTATGGACTATGGGATTCTGCACCTTGGCGACAAAAGCAAGGTACATTTATACGGCACTCCAGGGCAGGAACGCTTTGATTTCATGTGGGACATCCTGACTACCGGCGGACTTGGGCTGATATTGATGCTGGACAACACACGCCCCAATCCGCAAAAGGACATGCATTTCTTCCTCCATGCATTCAAGGACTACATTGCCGAGGTTCCGGTGGTCCTGGGCATCAGCAAGACCGATGTCAACCCCCGCCCGGATACCGCAGACTATGCAAAAATGCTCGCGGAGGTCACCCAGGATCTGCAAATGCTCAATCCTGTTCCGCCGATCTTCGAGGTGGACGGGCGCAGCAAAGAGGACGTGAAGAACCTGGTCATGGCGCTACTCTTCTCCATCGATCCTGGTCTGGGAATGGTGCCATGA
- the glyS gene encoding glycine--tRNA ligase subunit beta, with translation MKSHPLLLEIGCEELPAAEQQQLQESAGEIMIRLLDETGIEYGEILPFISPRRIALLIPDLAASTRAEEELRRGPSFERAFVDGKATAAAEGFARSCGVAVTDLERLETEKGTILAWRIQHPARPVAELLPELVTRWVESLPLRKRMRWGKREESFSRPIRWLLLRFADQALPWQAFGLQSEAHSFGHRVHHPGPVPVVQPQSYSQALLQAKVRANWQERRAYIAMELQRLAQELDCTPVLADALLDEITGLCEWPVILAGGFAEEYLRIPEEVLITVMIQHQRYVPLRTQSGCLAPRYLFVANIESRDAQVVIHGNNRVLRARLADAAFFWDQDRKSSLAARIPDLDKVSFQDGLGSMGDKVRRLQNLAPRVAAMVGADPKDCERAVQLCKSDLLSGMVGEFPELQGIMGSYYARHDGESAAVAQVIGEQYRPAGRDDAIPSSAAGQALALADRIDTLYGFFALGKIPTGDRDPFALRRAALGILRIALEGERSFSLGELTQVSRRSYAATLLPGAEPSAKLSEFFQDRLRVLLREEGFAADRIAAILAVAGDNPLDARRRLESLSTFLASDPRADDLVALIKRVSNLLRKEESPENAALQPGLLQEAAEKALWNAWTAIREIVEDDLAAKNYHHAFVTLASLRDPVDRFFAEVMVLCEDLELRRQRLALLRTLQSAFLHVADFSQLQGRG, from the coding sequence ATGAAGTCCCATCCCTTGTTACTGGAAATCGGTTGCGAGGAACTGCCGGCAGCGGAACAACAGCAGCTGCAGGAAAGCGCCGGGGAGATCATGATTCGTCTACTCGACGAGACCGGCATCGAGTATGGCGAGATCCTCCCCTTCATTTCGCCACGCCGGATCGCTTTGCTCATCCCCGATCTCGCCGCTAGCACGCGTGCCGAGGAAGAACTCCGCCGCGGACCGTCGTTCGAACGCGCTTTTGTCGATGGCAAGGCGACAGCGGCGGCCGAGGGTTTTGCCCGCTCCTGTGGTGTCGCCGTGACCGACTTGGAACGGCTGGAAACCGAAAAGGGTACGATACTGGCGTGGCGTATCCAGCATCCTGCTCGCCCCGTGGCGGAACTGTTGCCCGAGCTGGTCACGCGCTGGGTCGAGTCCTTACCTTTGCGCAAGCGAATGCGTTGGGGCAAGCGAGAGGAAAGTTTCTCCCGTCCCATTCGCTGGCTGCTTCTCCGTTTTGCCGACCAGGCCCTGCCCTGGCAGGCCTTTGGTCTGCAAAGCGAGGCCCATAGTTTCGGTCATCGCGTCCATCATCCTGGCCCCGTGCCAGTCGTGCAACCGCAGAGCTATTCCCAAGCCTTGCTACAGGCAAAGGTCCGCGCCAATTGGCAGGAACGCCGCGCCTATATCGCAATGGAACTGCAACGCTTGGCGCAGGAGCTGGACTGCACGCCCGTGCTTGCCGATGCCCTCCTCGATGAGATCACCGGACTTTGCGAATGGCCCGTAATCCTTGCGGGCGGTTTTGCCGAGGAGTATCTGCGGATCCCCGAGGAAGTTCTGATTACGGTGATGATTCAGCACCAGCGCTATGTCCCCTTACGCACTCAAAGTGGCTGCCTGGCTCCGCGTTATCTCTTCGTAGCGAATATCGAAAGCCGGGATGCACAGGTCGTCATTCATGGCAACAACCGGGTGCTGCGCGCCCGCCTCGCCGATGCCGCCTTTTTCTGGGACCAGGACCGCAAAAGCAGCCTGGCGGCACGCATTCCCGACCTGGACAAGGTCTCCTTCCAGGATGGTCTGGGGAGCATGGGCGACAAGGTGCGGCGATTGCAAAATCTTGCTCCCAGGGTGGCGGCGATGGTCGGTGCCGATCCCAAGGATTGCGAGCGCGCAGTGCAACTCTGCAAAAGCGATCTGCTCAGCGGCATGGTGGGAGAGTTTCCGGAGCTGCAGGGCATCATGGGATCCTACTATGCCCGCCATGATGGTGAATCCGCCGCCGTTGCCCAGGTCATCGGCGAACAATATCGGCCAGCAGGACGCGATGACGCCATACCGAGCTCGGCGGCCGGGCAGGCGCTCGCTCTGGCAGATCGCATCGATACCCTCTATGGCTTTTTTGCGCTCGGGAAAATCCCGACCGGCGATCGCGATCCCTTTGCTTTGCGCCGCGCCGCATTGGGCATTCTGCGCATTGCGCTGGAAGGAGAACGCTCTTTCTCTCTGGGTGAGCTCACGCAGGTCAGTCGCAGAAGCTATGCCGCGACACTGCTTCCCGGCGCGGAACCCAGTGCAAAACTCAGCGAGTTCTTTCAGGACCGACTGCGCGTGCTCTTACGCGAGGAAGGCTTCGCCGCCGACCGTATCGCAGCGATTCTGGCGGTGGCCGGTGACAATCCGCTCGACGCCCGACGCCGACTGGAGAGTCTCAGCACCTTTCTCGCCAGTGACCCGCGCGCCGATGATCTGGTGGCACTGATCAAGCGCGTCAGCAATCTCTTGCGCAAGGAGGAAAGCCCGGAAAATGCAGCCCTGCAGCCCGGCCTGCTGCAAGAAGCGGCAGAAAAGGCGTTATGGAACGCCTGGACGGCCATCCGCGAAATCGTTGAGGACGACCTTGCCGCCAAGAACTACCATCACGCATTTGTGACCCTCGCCAGCCTGCGCGACCCGGTGGACCGCTTCTTTGCGGAAGTGATGGTACTCTGCGAAGATCTTGAGCTCCGGCGACAACGTTTGGCGCTGTTACGAACGTTGCAAAGTGCGTTTTTGCATGTCGCCGATTTTTCTCAGCTGCAGGGCCGCGGATGA
- a CDS encoding lysophospholipid acyltransferase family protein codes for MWTLIWALPLLPFPLLPQSWRYWGCGAWARVASHLFAWSIGVRYRVQGLENVPAGPCVILSNHQSSLETLLLWRYFPRLSFVLKAELLRFPIIGWYLPLSQPIAIDRQAGRQALKQVLEEGEKRLQAGIPVLIFPEGTRQPCGELGPFHQTGVALAQRAGVPIIPLALNSGCFWPRHDWRMRSGEVHLHFGPADTGEGRSNQVTERLREWIAAEIRQMPAPGD; via the coding sequence TTGTGGACCCTGATCTGGGCGTTGCCACTTCTGCCCTTCCCTCTCCTGCCCCAATCCTGGCGCTACTGGGGTTGCGGTGCTTGGGCGCGGGTCGCGAGCCACCTCTTTGCCTGGAGCATCGGTGTGCGGTATCGCGTCCAGGGGCTGGAAAATGTTCCGGCCGGTCCCTGCGTTATCCTCAGTAATCATCAGTCCTCCCTCGAAACCCTGCTGCTCTGGCGTTACTTCCCGCGTCTTTCTTTTGTCCTCAAGGCAGAGCTGCTGCGTTTTCCCATCATTGGCTGGTATCTGCCCCTGAGCCAGCCCATTGCCATCGATCGCCAAGCGGGGCGTCAGGCCCTCAAACAGGTTCTGGAGGAGGGAGAAAAGCGCCTGCAGGCAGGAATTCCCGTACTCATTTTTCCGGAGGGTACGCGACAGCCCTGTGGCGAGCTCGGCCCTTTTCACCAGACCGGTGTCGCCCTCGCGCAGCGCGCCGGCGTACCGATCATCCCCCTCGCCCTCAATAGTGGCTGTTTCTGGCCGCGTCACGACTGGCGCATGCGATCGGGCGAAGTACATCTGCATTTTGGTCCTGCCGATACCGGCGAAGGGCGCAGTAACCAGGTGACCGAACGGCTGCGCGAGTGGATTGCCGCGGAAATCAGGCAGATGCCTGCACCCGGCGACTAA
- a CDS encoding YdcF family protein has translation MTPIYLLSLGSALVQPPGVFLGIAGIGLLLSALGGWHSLGRIVIVLALFGIYFTATPIGARLLLQPLEDRYPPLLHPLRGDLAPQAIVVLGGGEIVNPDRPVPEMANARTMMRLQAAAALARQVDLPVVPSGGAPSFGAPSEAATMASLLRHSFHVDNPIWLEGKSYNTAANAKDSASLLRQHDIRRIYLVTSAVHMPRAMAWFRHYGLLPTPVPCDYRMGQATPLSWQSWLPRAIYEEISSEAMHEYAGLLWYYWRTGKF, from the coding sequence GTGACGCCGATCTATCTGCTCAGCCTCGGCTCCGCCTTGGTCCAGCCGCCCGGCGTCTTCCTGGGCATTGCGGGTATCGGCCTGCTCCTCAGCGCATTGGGCGGCTGGCATTCCCTAGGCAGAATCGTGATCGTCCTCGCCCTGTTCGGCATCTATTTCACTGCCACCCCGATTGGCGCACGTCTCCTGCTGCAGCCGCTGGAAGATCGGTATCCACCGCTGTTGCATCCCCTGCGCGGAGACCTGGCGCCGCAAGCGATCGTTGTACTGGGTGGCGGCGAGATCGTCAATCCAGATCGGCCGGTGCCCGAGATGGCCAATGCACGAACGATGATGCGCTTACAGGCGGCCGCCGCGCTGGCGCGACAAGTCGATCTACCCGTAGTACCCAGTGGCGGCGCGCCCAGTTTCGGGGCGCCCAGTGAGGCGGCGACCATGGCCAGCCTGCTGCGGCACAGCTTCCATGTCGATAATCCGATCTGGCTGGAGGGCAAATCCTACAATACCGCTGCCAATGCCAAGGACAGCGCGTCCCTGTTACGCCAACACGATATTCGCCGAATCTACCTGGTGACTTCGGCGGTCCATATGCCGCGGGCCATGGCTTGGTTTCGCCACTATGGTCTCCTGCCAACGCCCGTGCCCTGCGACTACCGGATGGGACAGGCGACCCCACTCTCCTGGCAGTCCTGGCTACCCCGCGCGATCTATGAGGAGATCAGCAGCGAGGCCATGCACGAATATGCTGGCCTCCTCTGGTATTACTGGCGCACCGGGAAGTTTTAA
- the gmhB gene encoding D-glycero-beta-D-manno-heptose 1,7-bisphosphate 7-phosphatase, whose protein sequence is MTHLLILDRDGVINEDSDAYIKSAAEWRPIPGSLEAIARFNRAGYTVVVASNQSGIGRRLFSLRALGAIHSRMRRELAEAGGRIDAIFFCPHHPEAGCACRKPEDGMFREIAERFHVDLQGVPAVGDSHRDLLAARSAGASPILVLTGKGKKAADNARAEGVPVFPNLASVADALLGH, encoded by the coding sequence ATGACGCATCTGCTGATCCTCGACCGCGACGGCGTCATCAACGAAGACAGCGATGCCTACATCAAGTCCGCTGCCGAATGGCGGCCGATTCCCGGCAGTCTGGAGGCCATCGCCCGCTTCAATCGCGCGGGCTACACCGTCGTGGTGGCGAGCAATCAGTCAGGCATCGGCCGGCGCCTGTTCAGCCTGCGCGCCCTGGGCGCCATCCATTCCCGTATGCGGCGGGAGTTGGCGGAGGCTGGGGGACGGATCGACGCGATTTTTTTCTGCCCGCATCACCCGGAAGCCGGCTGTGCCTGCCGCAAGCCAGAGGATGGCATGTTCCGCGAGATTGCCGAGCGCTTTCATGTTGATCTGCAGGGAGTGCCAGCCGTCGGCGACAGCCACCGCGACCTGCTAGCGGCACGCAGTGCCGGTGCCAGCCCTATCCTGGTACTGACTGGTAAAGGAAAGAAGGCGGCAGATAACGCGCGAGCCGAAGGCGTACCCGTTTTCCCGAATCTGGCCTCAGTCGCCGACGCCCTACTCGGTCACTAG
- a CDS encoding roadblock/LC7 domain-containing protein has translation MSIELVTAERPLYAELTPAGAFYVSSGPELEGNRSILFHILREGSRNPFNPEAACRWTRLDSLDDALRSIFRLQRLGLIRGNPEPRHPPEQRLEDVLPGLLAQLSDGQRALLADENGFYLSTSGFLHESAEELAGLSADLLSLQGRHGRLLRNNLRIHSETWALVDPAGQSELGFWPLFIGPQRFMLIIGGTPLLQSQPFVTLVQILDQRYR, from the coding sequence ATGAGCATCGAACTCGTCACTGCTGAGCGCCCTCTGTATGCCGAGTTGACGCCAGCGGGTGCATTCTATGTCAGCTCGGGACCCGAACTGGAAGGCAACCGGTCGATTCTCTTCCATATCCTTCGCGAAGGATCGCGCAACCCTTTCAACCCGGAAGCTGCCTGCCGCTGGACCCGATTGGATTCGCTGGATGACGCCTTGCGCAGTATTTTCCGCCTGCAACGCCTGGGTCTGATCCGCGGCAATCCCGAGCCACGCCACCCACCCGAGCAGCGCCTGGAAGACGTCCTCCCGGGGTTACTGGCACAGCTATCGGACGGGCAACGCGCTCTACTTGCCGATGAAAACGGCTTTTACCTGTCAACATCGGGCTTCCTGCATGAATCCGCGGAGGAGCTTGCTGGACTTTCCGCTGATTTGCTCAGCCTGCAGGGCCGACATGGGAGGTTGTTGCGCAACAATCTCCGCATCCACAGTGAAACCTGGGCGCTGGTCGACCCCGCGGGACAGTCTGAGCTCGGATTCTGGCCGCTATTCATTGGTCCGCAGCGCTTTATGTTGATCATCGGCGGTACCCCCCTACTCCAGAGCCAGCCCTTCGTCACCCTCGTGCAAATACTCGATCAACGGTATCGCTAA
- the glyQ gene encoding glycine--tRNA ligase subunit alpha — translation MTFQEIIQQLQQFWSEQGCVVLQPMDMPVGAGTFHPATFLRAIGPEPWRAAYVQPSRRPTDGRYGDNPNRLQHYYQFQAVLKPNPHNLQELYLESLRRLGIDIALQDIRFVEDDWESPTLGAWGLGWEVWLNGMEVTQFTYFQQVGGLDCRPVMGEITYGLERLAMYLQGAESVYDLIWTPGVSYGDVYHQNEVEQSRYNFELAPVDDLWQRFDRAEVDCQSLIAAKLPLPAYERVLDCSHTFNLLDARHAIAVNERARFIGRVRNMARAVAEIYAEARAELGHPLLQGVDA, via the coding sequence ATGACTTTTCAGGAAATCATCCAACAGTTACAGCAGTTTTGGAGCGAGCAGGGTTGCGTGGTGCTGCAACCCATGGACATGCCCGTGGGTGCCGGCACCTTTCACCCGGCAACCTTTTTGCGGGCAATCGGTCCGGAACCCTGGCGTGCTGCCTACGTACAACCCTCCCGCCGCCCCACCGACGGTCGCTATGGCGACAACCCCAATCGGCTACAGCACTATTATCAGTTCCAGGCAGTACTCAAACCAAATCCCCATAATCTGCAGGAGCTGTACCTGGAATCCTTGCGGCGCCTGGGCATCGACATTGCGCTGCAGGACATCCGCTTTGTCGAAGACGATTGGGAGTCACCCACCCTCGGTGCCTGGGGTCTGGGCTGGGAAGTCTGGCTAAATGGCATGGAAGTGACGCAGTTCACCTATTTTCAGCAGGTCGGTGGCCTGGACTGTCGCCCGGTGATGGGTGAAATCACCTACGGCCTGGAGCGCTTGGCCATGTATCTGCAGGGTGCCGAAAGTGTTTATGACCTGATCTGGACACCCGGCGTGAGCTACGGCGACGTCTATCACCAGAATGAGGTGGAGCAGTCCCGCTACAATTTCGAGCTGGCTCCGGTAGACGATCTATGGCAACGCTTTGACCGCGCCGAAGTCGATTGCCAGAGCCTCATCGCGGCCAAGCTGCCCCTGCCCGCCTACGAACGGGTGCTCGACTGCTCCCACACTTTCAACCTGCTCGATGCCCGCCATGCCATCGCCGTCAACGAGCGCGCACGCTTCATCGGCCGGGTACGCAATATGGCGCGTGCGGTAGCCGAAATCTACGCCGAGGCTCGCGCCGAGCTCGGCCACCCGCTATTGCAGGGAGTTGACGCATGA